The Georgenia sp. TF02-10 genome window below encodes:
- a CDS encoding carbohydrate ABC transporter permease, with amino-acid sequence MSTDVAERTTAPATAGSPPRGSTRLKAERITWSVLKWVTIAVTILASAGPLVYGLTMSVRSQPDIFGNPLNIFPSFAEMDFSSYPTALRSEAEGGFGLGRFMLNSLWVSLGAVLGSVAFSVLGAYAAVRLRFKGRNVVNAMFLMVYLFPGIVLAVPLFVLFSRVGLRGELVGLMIIYLAQTVPVAIYMLRNYFLAVPEGIEEAAMLDGCTRMQIVRKIVLPLALPGLVSTALYVFMIAWNEYLYALLFLVDRRDSWTVSLGIAQLSDFAVPATVLMAGSMAMTIPIVVVFVLAQRSLLSGLTAGAEKG; translated from the coding sequence GTGAGCACCGACGTCGCCGAACGCACCACCGCGCCGGCAACCGCCGGCTCGCCGCCACGTGGATCCACCCGGCTCAAGGCCGAGCGGATCACCTGGTCCGTCCTGAAATGGGTGACGATCGCCGTCACCATCCTCGCCTCGGCCGGCCCCCTCGTCTACGGCCTGACCATGTCCGTACGCAGCCAGCCGGACATCTTCGGCAACCCGCTCAACATCTTCCCGTCCTTCGCCGAGATGGACTTCAGCTCCTACCCGACCGCGCTGCGCAGCGAGGCGGAGGGCGGCTTCGGCCTCGGCCGCTTCATGCTCAACTCGCTGTGGGTCTCGCTGGGCGCCGTGCTCGGCTCGGTCGCGTTCAGCGTGCTGGGCGCCTACGCGGCCGTGCGCCTGCGGTTCAAGGGCCGGAACGTCGTCAACGCGATGTTCCTCATGGTCTACCTCTTCCCCGGAATCGTGCTGGCGGTGCCGCTGTTCGTGCTGTTCTCCCGGGTGGGGCTGCGCGGCGAGCTCGTGGGCCTGATGATCATCTACCTCGCCCAGACGGTGCCGGTGGCGATCTACATGCTCAGGAACTACTTCCTCGCGGTGCCCGAGGGCATCGAGGAGGCGGCCATGCTCGACGGCTGCACCCGCATGCAGATCGTCCGGAAGATCGTGCTGCCGCTCGCCCTGCCCGGCCTCGTCTCCACGGCCCTCTACGTGTTCATGATCGCCTGGAACGAGTACCTGTACGCCCTGCTGTTCCTGGTCGACCGGCGCGACAGCTGGACCGTCTCCCTCGGCATCGCCCAGCTCTCCGACTTCGCGGTGCCCGCCACGGTCCTCATGGCCGGTTCCATGGCGATGACGATCCCGATCGTCGTCGTGTTCGTGCTGGCCCAGCGGTCGCTGCTCTCGGGCCTGACCGCGGGGGCGGAGAAGGGATGA
- a CDS encoding alpha-galactosidase, translated as MSAPEVLGPHRLVGPHRDLLRRDGVSVLLETAGESLPRVLHWGADLGRLSEQALAAAAAVTLPAVPRNALDTPWPLSLLPGQADGWLGRPGLAAHRGGTVLYPRWVTRSIDVGAHHVTVDADDTELGIALTTELELRPGGLLRARHTLGNTGGTGLAVERLEVLLPLPDLAGEVLDLTGRWAKERVPQRAALQFGARVRESRRGRTGHDAALVLYAGTPSFTDGAGRLWGVHVATSGNHVHAVERLPEGAGGSAAVLGGGELLEAGEVLLGADETYTSPWVYFAYSDAGLDGAAARFHDHLRSRPTHPTAPRPLVLNTWEAVYLNHDEAKLLDLADRAAAIGVERFVLDDGWFHGRRTERSGLGDWWVDGAVWPRGLGRLADRVRDLGMELGLWVEPEMANPDSELLRRHPDWALAAPGRWPRTARHQVVLNLARPEVSSYLFEAIATLVRDYGIAYLKWDHNRDVHEPVHEGRGGVHRQTLALYALLDRLRATFPGLEIESCASGGARIDLGILEHTDRVWTSDNNDPLERQRIQRWTSQLIPLELQGAHVGPPQAHTTGRRTSLQFRALTALLGHAGIEWDITGCTNEELGVLRAWAGLYRELRPLLHTGRLVRPDHADEDAVLTGVVGADQRRAVFLYARLDTAVAAGGERIRLTGLREDALYEVRVRRDLGEVPTMDRVPPPWMAEPLLVPGRVLAELGLAAPQLLPQEAMLLDLSAVRV; from the coding sequence ATGTCAGCGCCTGAGGTGCTCGGCCCGCACCGCCTCGTCGGCCCCCACCGGGACCTGCTGCGCCGTGACGGAGTGTCGGTCCTGCTGGAGACCGCCGGCGAGAGCCTGCCCCGCGTTCTGCACTGGGGCGCCGACCTGGGCCGGCTGTCCGAGCAGGCGCTGGCTGCCGCGGCGGCGGTCACCCTGCCGGCGGTACCGCGCAACGCGCTCGACACGCCCTGGCCGCTCTCGCTGCTGCCCGGGCAGGCGGACGGCTGGCTCGGCCGGCCCGGGTTGGCCGCCCACCGCGGCGGGACCGTGCTCTACCCCCGCTGGGTGACCCGCTCGATCGACGTCGGCGCGCACCACGTCACCGTGGACGCCGACGACACCGAGCTGGGCATCGCGCTCACCACCGAGCTGGAGCTGCGGCCCGGCGGGCTGCTCAGAGCGCGCCACACCCTCGGCAACACCGGTGGTACCGGCCTGGCGGTGGAGCGGCTGGAGGTGCTGCTCCCGCTGCCGGACCTGGCCGGCGAGGTGCTGGACCTCACCGGCCGCTGGGCCAAGGAGCGCGTCCCGCAGCGCGCGGCGCTGCAGTTCGGGGCCAGGGTGCGCGAGTCCCGCCGGGGCCGCACCGGCCACGACGCCGCGCTCGTGCTCTACGCCGGCACGCCCTCCTTCACCGACGGCGCCGGGCGGCTCTGGGGTGTGCACGTGGCCACCAGCGGCAACCACGTCCACGCCGTCGAGCGGCTGCCCGAGGGCGCCGGCGGCTCGGCGGCCGTCCTCGGCGGTGGCGAGCTCCTCGAGGCCGGCGAGGTGCTGCTGGGCGCGGACGAGACGTACACCTCGCCCTGGGTGTACTTCGCCTACTCCGACGCCGGTCTCGACGGTGCCGCCGCCCGCTTCCACGACCACCTCCGCAGCCGGCCCACGCACCCGACCGCGCCGCGCCCGCTCGTGCTCAACACCTGGGAGGCCGTCTACCTGAACCACGACGAGGCGAAGCTGCTCGACCTCGCCGACCGGGCGGCGGCGATCGGCGTCGAGCGGTTCGTGCTCGACGACGGATGGTTCCACGGCCGACGCACCGAGCGCAGCGGCCTGGGGGACTGGTGGGTGGACGGGGCGGTGTGGCCCCGGGGGCTCGGCCGGCTGGCGGACCGCGTCCGCGACCTCGGCATGGAGCTCGGGCTGTGGGTGGAGCCGGAGATGGCCAACCCGGACTCCGAGCTGCTCCGCCGCCACCCCGACTGGGCGCTCGCGGCTCCCGGCCGCTGGCCGCGGACCGCGCGCCACCAGGTCGTCCTGAACCTGGCCCGCCCGGAGGTGTCGAGCTACCTCTTCGAGGCGATCGCCACGCTCGTGCGCGATTACGGCATCGCCTACCTCAAGTGGGACCACAACCGTGACGTCCACGAGCCCGTCCACGAAGGGCGAGGCGGGGTGCACCGGCAGACCCTCGCCCTCTACGCGCTGCTGGACCGGCTCCGCGCGACCTTCCCAGGGCTCGAGATCGAGTCCTGCGCCTCCGGCGGCGCCCGCATCGACCTCGGGATCCTCGAGCACACCGACCGGGTGTGGACCTCCGACAACAACGACCCGCTGGAACGCCAGCGCATCCAGCGCTGGACCAGCCAGCTCATCCCGCTCGAGCTGCAGGGGGCCCACGTCGGGCCGCCCCAGGCGCACACCACCGGCCGGCGCACCTCGCTGCAGTTCCGGGCGCTCACCGCGCTGCTCGGCCATGCGGGCATCGAGTGGGACATCACCGGGTGCACGAACGAGGAGCTCGGCGTCCTGCGCGCCTGGGCCGGGCTGTACCGAGAGCTGCGCCCGCTGCTGCACACCGGCCGCCTCGTCCGCCCGGACCACGCGGACGAGGACGCCGTGCTCACCGGCGTCGTCGGCGCCGACCAGCGGCGTGCGGTCTTCCTCTACGCCCGCCTCGACACCGCCGTGGCCGCCGGCGGGGAGCGCATCCGGCTGACTGGCCTCCGGGAGGACGCGCTCTACGAGGTGCGCGTGCGCCGGGACCTCGGCGAGGTGCCGACGATGGACCGCGTCCCGCCACCCTGGATGGCCGAGCCCCTGCTCGTGCCCGGGCGGGTGCTGGCCGAGCTCGGCCTCGCCGCGCCGCAGCTGCTGCCGCAGGAGGCCATGCTGCTGGACCTCTCGGCCGTGAGGGTGTGA
- the aroB gene encoding 3-dehydroquinate synthase, producing the protein MPVAGAAPYDVFVGRGLDGAVAELVGDAARRVLLAHPAALAGRAATLAQHLEQGGRTVLRQVLPDAEAAKTAAVVQGCWDLLGEHRFGREDVVVALGGGATTDVAGFVAATWLRGVRLVNVPTTLLGMVDAAVGGKTGINTAHGKNLVGAFHPPAGVVCDLDALTTLPAPDLRAGLAEVVKCGFIADPQILRLVEADGGAAAQDPGSPVLRELVERAVAVKARVVGEDLREAGLREILNYGHTFGHAVERVEGYRWRHGDAVAVGMVFVAELARAAGLLGEDLVARHRAVLTMLGLPTAYPGGDRARLLEAMRHDKKVRGDALRFVVLTDVGAPQVFRDPTPDQLAAAFAAVGA; encoded by the coding sequence ATCCCGGTGGCCGGCGCCGCCCCCTACGACGTCTTCGTCGGCCGCGGCCTCGACGGTGCCGTCGCCGAGCTCGTCGGGGACGCCGCCCGGCGGGTGCTGCTCGCCCACCCGGCCGCGCTGGCCGGGCGTGCCGCCACCCTCGCCCAGCACCTGGAGCAGGGCGGGCGCACGGTGCTGCGCCAGGTCCTGCCGGACGCCGAGGCGGCCAAGACGGCCGCCGTCGTGCAGGGGTGCTGGGACCTGCTCGGCGAGCACCGCTTCGGCCGGGAGGACGTCGTCGTCGCCCTCGGCGGCGGCGCCACCACCGACGTGGCCGGGTTCGTCGCCGCCACCTGGCTGCGCGGGGTCCGGCTGGTGAACGTGCCCACGACCCTGCTCGGCATGGTCGACGCCGCGGTCGGCGGCAAGACCGGCATCAACACCGCCCACGGCAAGAACCTCGTCGGCGCCTTCCACCCGCCGGCCGGGGTGGTCTGCGACCTCGACGCCCTCACCACCCTGCCCGCGCCGGACCTGCGGGCGGGCCTGGCCGAGGTGGTCAAGTGCGGGTTCATCGCCGACCCGCAGATCCTCCGGCTCGTCGAGGCCGACGGCGGCGCGGCCGCCCAGGACCCGGGCTCGCCGGTGCTGCGCGAGCTCGTCGAGCGGGCGGTGGCCGTCAAGGCGCGGGTGGTCGGGGAGGACCTGCGCGAGGCCGGGCTGCGGGAGATCCTCAACTACGGCCACACCTTCGGCCACGCGGTGGAGCGGGTGGAGGGCTACCGGTGGCGCCATGGCGACGCGGTCGCCGTCGGGATGGTCTTCGTCGCCGAGCTGGCCCGCGCCGCCGGGCTGCTGGGCGAGGACCTCGTGGCCCGCCACCGCGCGGTCCTGACGATGCTCGGCCTGCCCACCGCCTACCCGGGTGGGGACCGGGCCCGGCTGCTCGAGGCGATGCGGCACGACAAGAAGGTTCGCGGCGACGCGCTGCGGTTCGTCGTGCTCACCGACGTCGGCGCCCCGCAGGTCTTCCGCGACCCCACCCCCGACCAGCTCGCCGCCGCCTTCGCCGCCGTCGGAGCCTGA
- a CDS encoding ABC transporter substrate-binding protein, whose amino-acid sequence MSTTRPSRRPAWIALTAAVTATGLAACSGGDGSNPGAEETGGGDAQSITVWTPHNTPQRLEIQQQVATDFEAETGIAVEVVGMDPADMNTSIVAGAASGEVPDVAVVGPDQVASWASQGLVDHEAAGAVIENLDESTFSEQALDLVTMPDGPGAVPSDGWGELLYYRTDVFEQLGLDAPETVQDVVEAAQAVADSDLGMAGIVLGTRPADAMARENTEHLSLANGCQMFEGTEVTLDSEACVDAFAKYQALAGASVQGDQDVESTRAAYLAGQTAMAMWSPHLLDEIGNLDANFPVTAPETGENPDFLAQNTGVVGALSGEFNDEPTGFGLTMNYAILNGSASEAAQQYVEYVLSDGYVDTLAMTPEGRTPVRTGTPEEPTRYADEWATLPLGADPNNQRPMDEVYAPEVVEQIVAAANSFSRWGFGTENWATAGAAVTQNTVVTDLGMLLPDGDPQAYAEHVDEAVTSLQAENQ is encoded by the coding sequence ATGAGTACCACGAGGCCGTCGCGCAGACCTGCATGGATCGCGCTCACCGCAGCCGTGACGGCCACCGGGCTGGCGGCGTGCTCCGGCGGAGATGGGAGCAACCCCGGCGCCGAGGAGACCGGCGGCGGAGACGCCCAGTCCATCACCGTCTGGACGCCGCACAACACGCCCCAGCGCCTCGAGATCCAGCAGCAGGTCGCAACCGACTTCGAGGCCGAGACCGGCATCGCGGTCGAAGTCGTCGGGATGGACCCCGCCGACATGAACACCTCGATCGTGGCAGGCGCCGCCTCCGGCGAGGTGCCGGACGTCGCGGTCGTCGGCCCGGACCAGGTGGCCAGCTGGGCCTCCCAAGGGCTGGTGGACCACGAGGCCGCCGGCGCCGTCATCGAGAACCTCGACGAGTCGACCTTCAGCGAGCAAGCCCTCGACCTCGTCACCATGCCCGACGGGCCGGGCGCCGTACCCTCCGACGGCTGGGGCGAGCTCCTCTACTACCGCACCGATGTCTTCGAGCAGCTCGGCCTGGACGCCCCGGAGACGGTCCAGGACGTGGTGGAGGCCGCGCAGGCGGTCGCCGATTCCGACCTCGGCATGGCGGGCATCGTGCTGGGCACCAGGCCGGCCGACGCCATGGCCCGGGAGAACACCGAGCACCTCAGCCTGGCGAACGGGTGCCAGATGTTCGAGGGGACCGAGGTGACGCTCGACTCCGAGGCGTGCGTCGACGCCTTCGCCAAGTACCAGGCGCTCGCCGGCGCCTCCGTCCAGGGCGACCAGGACGTGGAGAGCACGCGGGCTGCCTACCTGGCGGGCCAGACGGCCATGGCCATGTGGTCCCCGCACCTTCTCGACGAGATCGGCAACCTCGACGCCAACTTCCCCGTGACCGCCCCGGAGACCGGCGAGAACCCCGACTTCCTCGCCCAGAACACCGGTGTCGTCGGTGCCCTGTCCGGGGAGTTCAACGACGAGCCCACCGGCTTCGGGCTCACGATGAACTACGCCATCCTCAACGGCAGCGCCAGCGAGGCTGCCCAGCAGTACGTCGAGTACGTGCTCTCCGACGGCTACGTCGACACCCTCGCCATGACGCCGGAGGGCCGCACCCCGGTGCGTACCGGCACCCCCGAGGAGCCCACCCGCTACGCGGATGAGTGGGCCACGCTGCCGCTCGGTGCGGACCCGAACAACCAGCGGCCGATGGACGAGGTCTACGCGCCCGAGGTGGTCGAGCAGATCGTCGCCGCTGCGAACAGCTTCTCCCGGTGGGGCTTCGGCACCGAGAACTGGGCCACGGCTGGCGCCGCGGTCACCCAGAACACCGTGGTGACCGACCTCGGCATGCTGCTGCCCGACGGCGACCCGCAGGCCTACGCCGAGCACGTGGACGAGGCGGTCACCAGTCTGCAGGCGGAGAACCAGTGA
- a CDS encoding carbohydrate ABC transporter permease, whose translation MTTAPHGALARGRSRARGSSLARAEDRTGKAMVSPTVLVVIGVVILPFLISVVYAFQEFRLIDIGPLGTGETTWTLDNFRQVLANERYRDSLVTTIVFATATTVGSITVGTAVAMSLRRQFPGRGLVRALVLVPYVLPVVAAAMIWEQMLNPQYGVANAVGQQYLDWARPISFLTTESMEVWGLPVPVALSVVVLFDVWKTAPLAYLFVTARMQAVPKELEEAALIDGVTPSQNFRHVILPQLYGVLAILTVLRFIWSFQSFNEIYLLTGGAGGTEVLAVEVYNELNQQGDIGTASALGLVMMAFLGVLTLVYLRMSRKELAP comes from the coding sequence GTGACGACCGCCCCCCACGGCGCCCTGGCCCGGGGTCGCTCCCGGGCCAGGGGGTCCTCCCTCGCGCGCGCCGAGGACCGCACCGGCAAGGCGATGGTCTCCCCGACCGTGCTGGTGGTCATCGGGGTGGTGATCCTGCCCTTCCTGATCAGCGTCGTCTACGCCTTCCAGGAGTTCCGGCTCATCGACATCGGACCGCTGGGCACGGGGGAGACCACCTGGACGCTGGACAACTTCCGGCAGGTCCTGGCGAACGAGCGCTACCGCGACTCGCTCGTCACCACGATCGTCTTCGCCACCGCGACGACGGTCGGGAGCATCACTGTCGGCACGGCGGTGGCGATGTCGCTGCGCAGGCAGTTCCCCGGACGTGGCCTGGTACGGGCGCTGGTGCTCGTGCCCTACGTGCTGCCGGTCGTCGCCGCGGCGATGATCTGGGAGCAGATGCTCAACCCGCAGTACGGCGTCGCCAACGCCGTCGGGCAGCAGTACCTCGACTGGGCGCGCCCGATCTCTTTCCTCACCACCGAGTCGATGGAGGTGTGGGGGCTGCCGGTGCCGGTGGCGCTCTCGGTGGTGGTCCTCTTCGACGTCTGGAAGACGGCCCCGCTCGCCTACCTCTTCGTCACGGCCCGGATGCAGGCCGTACCGAAGGAGCTCGAGGAGGCCGCCCTCATCGACGGCGTGACCCCGAGCCAGAACTTCCGGCACGTGATCCTGCCCCAGCTCTACGGCGTGCTGGCGATCCTCACCGTCCTGCGGTTCATCTGGTCGTTCCAGAGCTTCAACGAGATCTACCTGCTCACCGGTGGTGCCGGCGGCACCGAGGTGCTCGCGGTGGAGGTCTACAACGAGCTCAACCAGCAGGGCGACATCGGCACCGCGTCCGCCCTCGGCCTCGTGATGATGGCGTTCCTCGGCGTGCTCACCCTCGTCTACCTACGGATGTCACGGAAGGAGCTCGCCCCGTGA
- a CDS encoding alpha-amylase family glycosyl hydrolase, which yields MSTQTEPAARVTGAGSTWSDAIVYEVYLRSFADGDGDGVGDLPGLAAHLSHLRALGVDAVWLTPFFPSPGHDHGYDVSDYTDVDTTFGGLAAFEELVAAAHAQGLRVLVDVVPNHTSHRHRWFRAALAEGRSGGRYRDYYLWRDPAADGGPPNNWLANFGGPAWTLDPASGQYYYHAYLPEQPDLNWRNPEVLAEWVRILELWLARGADGFRIDVAHNLLKHAAYPDNPELDVPTDGRTPVGRVSAARRLVRAHDVDQDGAADIFAALRAALPLTNAGEPPFLLGETVLDDPDRVARYVAPGRLHAAMWFGAQNVAFNAADIAAALEPGARPLDPGAGRYAWFLSNHDRARPASRLAEDGADRLAEDGAARLGADRALAVAAVLMVMPGPYVLYQGEELGAVDADVPVDLARDPIAVRAGEAAMARDRARTPMPWTAEDGRGFSAATPWLPHGQLPPAGSVADQSGVPDSHLERWRSMVAAWRAHRGTLPTAVEVLMDLGLVRVRRGPLTAVLSTGPEAPLPAGTTLWRSLPGDDDVVRPGETVWRLTEGRSR from the coding sequence ATGAGCACACAGACGGAGCCGGCCGCGCGGGTCACGGGGGCCGGGTCGACCTGGTCCGACGCCATCGTCTACGAGGTCTACCTCCGCAGCTTCGCCGACGGCGACGGCGACGGCGTCGGAGACCTCCCCGGGCTCGCCGCCCACCTGAGCCACCTCCGGGCGCTCGGGGTGGACGCCGTGTGGCTCACCCCGTTCTTCCCCTCGCCCGGCCACGACCACGGCTACGACGTCAGTGACTACACCGACGTCGACACCACCTTCGGTGGTCTGGCGGCGTTCGAGGAGCTCGTGGCAGCCGCCCACGCCCAGGGCCTGCGCGTACTCGTCGACGTCGTGCCCAACCACACCTCGCACCGCCACCGCTGGTTCCGGGCCGCGCTCGCCGAGGGCCGCAGCGGCGGGCGATACCGCGACTACTACCTGTGGCGCGACCCCGCCGCGGACGGCGGCCCGCCGAACAACTGGCTCGCCAACTTCGGCGGTCCCGCGTGGACGCTGGACCCAGCGTCGGGCCAGTACTACTACCACGCCTACCTGCCCGAGCAGCCGGACCTGAACTGGCGCAACCCCGAGGTCCTCGCCGAATGGGTCCGGATCCTCGAGCTGTGGCTGGCGCGGGGGGCGGACGGCTTCCGCATCGACGTCGCGCACAACCTCCTTAAGCACGCGGCCTATCCGGACAACCCGGAGCTCGACGTCCCGACCGACGGGCGCACGCCCGTCGGTCGCGTCAGCGCCGCCCGCCGCCTCGTGCGTGCCCACGACGTCGACCAGGACGGCGCCGCGGACATCTTCGCGGCGCTCCGCGCCGCCCTGCCGCTGACGAACGCCGGCGAGCCGCCGTTCCTTCTCGGGGAGACCGTGCTCGACGACCCGGACCGGGTGGCCCGATACGTCGCGCCCGGGCGGCTCCACGCGGCGATGTGGTTCGGCGCGCAGAACGTCGCCTTCAACGCCGCCGACATCGCCGCGGCCCTCGAACCGGGGGCCCGGCCCCTCGACCCCGGCGCGGGCCGGTACGCCTGGTTCCTCTCCAACCACGACCGCGCCCGGCCGGCGTCCCGCCTCGCCGAGGACGGTGCTGACCGCCTTGCCGAGGACGGTGCTGCCCGCCTGGGCGCCGACCGAGCGCTCGCCGTCGCCGCGGTGCTCATGGTGATGCCCGGGCCCTACGTGCTGTACCAGGGCGAGGAGCTGGGGGCCGTCGACGCCGACGTCCCGGTGGACCTCGCCCGTGACCCCATCGCCGTGCGCGCCGGCGAGGCGGCGATGGCGCGTGACCGCGCCCGCACCCCGATGCCCTGGACCGCCGAGGACGGGCGCGGGTTCTCCGCGGCCACGCCCTGGCTGCCGCACGGGCAGCTGCCGCCGGCCGGGTCCGTCGCTGACCAGAGCGGTGTGCCGGACAGCCACCTCGAACGCTGGCGCAGCATGGTCGCGGCCTGGCGCGCCCACCGCGGGACGCTGCCCACGGCCGTGGAGGTCTTAATGGACCTCGGGCTGGTACGCGTGCGGCGCGGCCCGCTGACGGCGGTGCTCAGCACGGGTCCCGAGGCACCGCTGCCCGCCGGCACTACCCTGTGGCGGTCCCTCCCGGGTGACGACGATGTGGTGCGCCCTGGCGAGACCGTCTGGCGCTTGACCGAAGGACGAAGCAGATGA
- a CDS encoding FadR/GntR family transcriptional regulator gives MSTAWTSPAARSDAGTRLKHELERRIASQEWPVGYRLPGERSLATEFAVSRPVVREVLQRLAAQGLLEISPARGAFVTRPDGSALSSALEQMMSSHGATVRDVFQARVLLETEVAARAAERRGGQVLDRLAELAVAVDRGEDRLAQAIADLEFHSLLCVAADNPVLTAMHRAIASYVLLMMLRGERKAEAGGALHTQIVDAIRDGDAEEVRQLMAAHLDSTKVFFRSDFDRPVDDVAAENLARISGGFWTLEDVARRAFNELDALMTETERK, from the coding sequence ATGAGCACGGCATGGACATCCCCGGCGGCGCGCAGCGACGCCGGGACCCGGCTCAAGCACGAGCTGGAGCGCCGGATCGCCAGCCAGGAGTGGCCGGTGGGCTACCGCCTGCCGGGGGAGCGAAGCCTGGCCACGGAGTTCGCCGTCTCCCGCCCGGTCGTCCGTGAGGTCCTCCAGCGCCTGGCCGCCCAGGGCCTCCTCGAGATCAGCCCGGCCCGCGGTGCCTTCGTCACCCGACCGGACGGCTCTGCACTGTCCAGCGCGCTGGAGCAGATGATGAGTTCGCACGGCGCCACCGTCCGCGACGTCTTCCAGGCCCGCGTCCTGCTGGAGACCGAGGTCGCCGCGCGCGCGGCCGAGCGACGAGGCGGGCAGGTCCTGGACCGGCTCGCCGAGCTGGCCGTCGCCGTCGACCGCGGGGAGGACCGCCTGGCCCAGGCCATCGCCGACCTCGAGTTCCACTCCCTGCTCTGCGTCGCCGCCGACAACCCGGTTCTCACCGCGATGCACCGGGCGATCGCCTCCTACGTGCTGCTGATGATGCTGCGGGGCGAGCGGAAGGCTGAGGCGGGTGGGGCGCTGCACACCCAGATCGTCGACGCGATCCGGGACGGCGACGCCGAGGAGGTCCGGCAGCTGATGGCGGCGCACCTGGACTCCACGAAGGTGTTCTTCCGGTCGGACTTCGACCGTCCCGTCGATGACGTGGCCGCCGAGAACCTCGCCCGCATCTCGGGCGGGTTCTGGACCCTCGAGGACGTCGCCCGCCGTGCGTTCAACGAGCTCGACGCCCTCATGACCGAGACCGAGAGGAAGTAG
- a CDS encoding Gfo/Idh/MocA family protein, which yields MPVRIAIFGTGGRGAEAYGGWILRHPDRAQVVAVAEPLHGRRDRFADRADVPAENRFPTWRALMAEVNRLDLDAVVVATPDTDHLEPAAAAAERGLAVLLEKPLARDEATLRELEQRLLPMQPRVAVCHVLRETPFWRSVHAVVASGTLGALVTIRHEENIGFWHFAHSYVRGNWRNVATSSPMALAKTSHDMDLLRWLAGAAPETVSSVGSLMHFRKENAPAGAPSHCVHGCPVADSCPFYAPRYYVERLANVDGWPVALLGDDVSREGRLRALAEGPYGRCVYRCDNDVADHQQTIFGFPGGLTASLSVSAFTGQNTRTFQVTGTRGELAGRMDTGQLRLQLFAPGQHELPDLGTELMPSTTGPMDHDVLEWVAAPPRWDEADHRGHAGGDDALTERFVTAVESGDFDAHVTTTLAASLDSHWMAFAAERARRHGEVVRLADVRPLDVSA from the coding sequence ATGCCGGTAAGGATCGCGATCTTCGGCACGGGTGGCCGCGGGGCCGAGGCGTACGGGGGGTGGATACTCCGCCACCCCGACCGGGCCCAGGTCGTCGCGGTCGCCGAGCCGCTCCACGGGCGGCGGGACCGGTTCGCCGACCGGGCGGACGTCCCGGCCGAGAACCGCTTCCCCACCTGGCGCGCCCTCATGGCGGAGGTCAACCGGCTGGACCTGGACGCCGTCGTCGTCGCCACCCCGGACACCGACCACCTCGAGCCGGCCGCCGCCGCCGCCGAGCGCGGCCTGGCGGTTCTGCTGGAGAAGCCGCTCGCCAGGGACGAGGCCACCCTGCGCGAGCTCGAGCAGCGGCTCCTGCCCATGCAGCCGCGTGTGGCGGTGTGCCACGTGCTGCGCGAGACCCCGTTCTGGCGCTCCGTCCACGCCGTCGTCGCCTCCGGGACGCTCGGGGCGCTCGTCACCATCCGGCACGAGGAGAACATCGGCTTCTGGCACTTCGCGCACTCCTACGTCCGCGGGAACTGGCGCAACGTCGCCACCTCCAGCCCCATGGCGCTGGCGAAGACCTCCCACGACATGGACCTGCTGCGGTGGCTCGCCGGCGCGGCGCCCGAGACCGTTTCCTCCGTCGGCAGCCTCATGCACTTCCGCAAGGAGAACGCCCCCGCCGGCGCGCCGAGCCACTGCGTGCACGGCTGCCCGGTGGCGGACTCCTGCCCGTTCTACGCACCGCGCTACTACGTCGAGCGCCTGGCGAACGTGGACGGCTGGCCCGTCGCCCTCCTCGGTGACGACGTCAGCCGGGAGGGTCGCCTCCGCGCCCTGGCGGAGGGGCCCTACGGGCGGTGCGTCTACCGCTGCGACAACGACGTGGCCGACCACCAGCAGACGATCTTCGGCTTTCCCGGCGGGCTCACCGCCTCGCTGAGCGTCTCCGCGTTCACCGGGCAGAACACCCGCACGTTCCAGGTCACCGGCACGCGCGGCGAGCTCGCGGGACGGATGGACACCGGCCAGCTCCGCCTCCAGCTCTTCGCCCCCGGCCAGCACGAGCTGCCCGACCTCGGCACGGAGCTCATGCCCTCCACCACCGGCCCGATGGACCACGACGTCCTGGAGTGGGTGGCCGCGCCGCCGCGCTGGGACGAGGCCGACCACCGTGGGCACGCCGGCGGCGACGACGCGCTGACCGAACGGTTCGTCACCGCCGTCGAGTCCGGTGACTTCGACGCCCACGTCACCACCACTCTCGCCGCATCCCTCGACAGCCACTGGATGGCCTTCGCCGCCGAGCGTGCACGCCGCCACGGCGAGGTGGTCCGGCTCGCCGACGTCCGGCCGCTCGATGTCAGCGCCTGA